CCGGAACTTCAGCTTGATATTTTTAGTACGATTAAATCTTAGAAAGCAAATTTCTGAAATTCGTTTTCTCGTCAATGATTCTTCGCAAATCGGCTACGGGAACTCTTTCCTGCTTCATTGTGTCGCGGTCTCTTAAAGTAACCGTGTTGTCCACTAAAGAATCGTGATCGATCGTGATGCAGAAAGGCGTTCCAATCGCATCCTGGCGTCTGTAACGTTTTCCGATGCTGTCTTTGTCTTCATAAATCACGTTGAAATCAAATTTCAGATCGTTAAAGATTTTCTCACCATATTCACCTAAACCGTCTTTTTTCATCAAAGGTAAAATCGCCGCTTTTACCGGAGCCAAAGCCGGTGGAAGCGAAAGAACTGTTCTTTCCGAACCGTCTTCCAGAACTTCCTCTTTCAGTGAATTCGAGAAAATCGCAAGGAACAAACGGTCTAAACCTACAGAAGTTTCCACCACATAAGGAATGTAGTTTTCATTTCTTTCGGAATCGAAATACTGTAATTTCCGGCCCGAGAATTTCTCGTGCGCTTTTAAATCGAAATCTGTGCGGGAGTGAATTCCTTCCAGTTCTTTAAATCCGAATGGGAACTTGAATTCAATATCTGCCGCAGCATTTGCGTAGTGAGCTAATTTTTCGTGGTCGTGGAATTTATAGTTTTCTGCGCCCAAACCTAAAGCCAAATGCCAGTTCAGACGTTTTTGTTTCCATTCTTCGTAGAAACCAAGTTCGGTTCCCGGCGGTACAAAAAACTGCATTTCCATCTGTTCGAATTCCCTCATTCTGAAGATAAACTGTCTCGCCACGATCTCATTTCTAAAGGCTTTACCAATCTGAGCGATTCCGAAAGGTAATTTATGACGCGAAGTTTTCTGAACATTCAGGAAGTTCACGAAAATCCCCTGTGCAGTTTCCGGTCTAAGATATAAATCGGTTGCAGAATCTGCAGAAGCGCCGAGTTTCGTTCCAAACATTAAGTTGAACTGACGGACATCGGTCCAGTTTTTAGAACCTGTATCCGGATCAGCGATTTCCAGCTCTTCGATTAAAGCTTTTACATCCGCTAAATCTTCATTTTCCAAAGATTTTGCCATTCTCGAAAGGATGGTTTTCTGTTTTTCTCTGTATTCTAAAACGCGTCCGTTTGTGGTTTCAAATTCATTTTTATCGAAAGCATCACCGAATCTTTTCGCGGCTTTTTCAATTTCTTTCTGTGCTTTTTCTTCAAGTTTCGCACAGTAATCTTCCAACAGAACATCGGCTCTGAAACGTTTTTTCGAATCTTTATTGTCGATTAAAGGATCATTAAAGGCGTCAACGTGACCGGAAGCTTTCCAAATCGTCGGATGCATGAAAATCGCAGAATCAATTCCCACAATATTTTCATTCATCTGAACCATTGCTTTCCACCAATATTGCTTGATGTTGTTTTTCAGTTCCGCACCATTCTGTCCGTAATCGTAAATCGCTGATAGTCCGTCATATATCTCACTCGAAGGAAAAATAAAACCATATTCTTTCGCATGTGAAATCAGTTTTTTGAAAACATCTTCCTGTTTAGCCATCGTTTTTAAGTATTTGTGCAAAAATAGTGAATTTTACTCATAAAATTGGGTCGAATATTCAGGAGCCGGGAACCTGCTCTCCGCTGTATCTTTTGCTCCGCTCCGCTCCGCAAAAAGGATGCCGCTGCGATCAGGGCTATTTGGGTGTAGATTTCGTTAGAAAGTTTGCTGACAAATCCTTAAATTTGCTAAACTTTTCTCCATGTACAAATCCTTCATCCGCCCGATTCTCTTCAAATTCGATCCTGAAGAAGTTCATTATCTTACTTTTTCATTATTAAAGAATTTCTCATTTCTCACTAAACTGTTTTTCCCGAAACCATTAGAAGACAAAAGGCTGGAAAGAGAAGTTTTCGGCCTGAAATTCAAAAATCCGGTTGGGTTGGCTGCAGGTTTTGATAAGGATGCGAAAATGTTCAGTGAACTTTCAGATCTTGGATTTGGTTTTATTGAAATCGGAACTTTAACCCAAAAACCGCAGGATGGAAATCCTAAAAAAAGATTGTTCCGCCTGAAAGAAGATTCTGCCATCATCAACCGGATGGGTTTCAATAATGGCGGAGTAGACGCGGCGGTAGAAAGATTAAAGAAAAATAAAAACGTGCTGATCGGCGGAAATATCGGGAAAAACAAAGTGACGCCAAACGAAGAAGCCGTCAACGATTATATCATCTGTTTCGAAAAACTTTTTCCTTATGTTGATTACTTTGTAGTAAACGTAAGTTCTCCGAACACGCCAAATCTCCGTGCTTTGCAGGAAAAAGAACCTTTGACGAAACTTTTAAGTGAACTGCAGGAACTCAATTCAAAAAGAGAAAAACAAAAACCAATTCTTCTGAAAATCGCGCCGGATTTAACAGATGAACAGCTTTTAGATATTATCGATATTGTAAACGATACCAAAATTGCCGGAGTTATCGCAACAAACACTACACTTTCCCGTGAAGGTTTGGTTTCCAATAACAAAGATGAAACGGGTGGGCTTTCAGGAAAACCTTTAGCGAAGCGTTCCACGGAAGTCATTAGATTTCTTTCAGAAAAAAGTGAAAAAGCTTTCCCGATCATCGGTGTGGGCGGCATTCATTCTGCGGAAGATGCGCTTGAAAAACTGGAAGCCGGAGCAAGTTTAATTCAGCTTTATACCGGATTTATTTATGAAGGCCCGCAGCTGATTCATGATATCAACAAAAAACTGCTGCAGACCATTAAATAGAAATTTAAGAACTGTAAACGTTCAGTAAAAACTTTAAATTAAAAATTGTAGGTGAGCGCTAATCCCTCTCTGGTAAAATCAAACTGATAATACTGCGCTTTTGGAGCAAATTTATTCTCAGTTTCAACTCCTTTTTTTACTTTGTTTTTTCCAATCACCGCAAGTGGAATCGCAACGGCCACAACGCCAATGCCGACTCCTACCAGCGTCCAGCCGGGTTTACTTGTTTTTACTTTAGTGAAATTACCCGTATTAGGATTGTAAATGTTTGCGCTTTTTTCCTGAGTCAGTGCGTTCGGAAGTCCGGCACCGATGAGTAAACCACCGCTAAAGCCCATAATATTTGCAATGGTTCTGTAAGTTCGTCCTTCCTGAATATAATTTTTAGCAACTGGATTTGTAAATTTGGTTTTGTACTCGGAGAGCTTATAACTTACTCCTTCTTTTTCGAATTTCTTAGCGCTTTTACTGAGTTTGATCTCTTGTGAGAAGGAAAAGCTGAATAGTAATGCTGCGAAAAAAGTAAATATTTTTACCATGAATTTTTTTTACTAAAATAGTTAAAATTCTGAGCTGTGAAAGTTAAATAAAAAAATTCGCGATGGTATAAATAACTAATCCCACCAAACCGCCGACTAAAGTCCCGTTAACGCGGATAAACTGAAGATCTTTTCCTACTTCAAGTTCCAGCTTTTCGCTGAGTTCTTTTCCTTTCCAGTTTCCTACCGTTGAACTGATAAGGTTTCCGGCGAGGTGCGTGTTTTTCAGGATATATTTATATGCCGTAACGCGAACCCAGTGATCGATTTTGTTTTGAAATTTTTCGTCGGTTTTGAGATTGTCGGCAAGTTCCGACAGGTTTTTCTTGATATATTTTTTTAAGGTGGAATTTTCCTCTTCTAGCTCTTTCGACAGCGATTTTTGGATAGAATTCCAAATGTCCTTCGAATACTGATGAAGTTTGTCTTCTTTCAGAAAATCATTTTTAATCCCGCGGAATTCTTCGGCCCATTTTTCTTCGGTTTGAATTTCATGAGAGAAAGCATAGAGTTTTTGAGTGATCTCAGTCCGCAGAGAATGGTTTTGATCAATTTCAACTTCTTCAAAAAATGTTGAAAGGCCGTTGGTTATTTTTTCAGCGATCGTATCATCTACAAATTTTGGAATGAGGAAATAGCTTTCCTTTTTTACGCGGTCTTTCACGATTTCCTGATGTTGAAGGACGTAATCCTTGATCTGTTTTGAAAGATTGGTGATCATTCTCTGATGGTCGTTTTTATCAAGAACGTATTCAAGTCCATTGCCTACAATCTGGTTAATTTTCAGATCGTCAGTCATTTCTTTTGCCTTATTTCCAATGAAATTTACTACTACAGTATCATCGAGTTTATGAAGAATATCCAAAACGATATTGGAAAGTTCCTTTACCAGATTCTCCTGATTTCTTTGTTTGGAAAGCCAGTCTCCAACGAAATGTGAAATTTTCAGTTTCTGAATATATGGCCGGATGTTTTGTGGAGAAAGAAAGTTGGAGACCACAAAATTGCCGAGATTGTCGCCAATGCGTTCTTTACTGTTTTCAATCAGATTAGTGTGCGGAATTTTTAAACCCAAAGGATAATTGAAAAGTGCTGTAACCGCAAACCAGTCGGCCAAAGCGCCTACCATTGCAGCTTCGGAAAAAGCTCTGATATATCCGATCCAGTGAGCCGGATTTTTCTTTTCAAGAATAGTCATGATTACAAAAATAACAGCCATCAAAACAAAAAGTCCTGTCGCAAACGTCTTGTATTTCCAGAGCTGTTTTTTTTTCTCTTCGTCGTTCATTGTATCAAATTTACTAATTTTGAATTCTAATTCATCTCAAATACTAATTATGATTAAAAAGAGTTTTTAAAAGATGAAAATTATAATTTCAATGCTGATGCTCATTTCACTGCAAATGTGTTCTCAGGTAAAACAACCTCAAAATACCGAAGTAATGGAAAATTCCACAACAAAAAACAATCCATATTATTCCCGGACGGACCGAAGTAAACTGAAGATCTCTAACTCTGAATGGAAAAAAATTCTTTCACCCGATTTGTATGCAATTGCAAGAGAAGCCGATACAGAAAGACCTTTTACAGGGAAATACAATGAATTTGACGAACTAGGCGATTATTATTGTGCGGTTTGCGGAAATCATCTTTTCCGTTCAGATTCTAAATTCTCATCCACCTGCGGATGGCCGAGCTTCTTTGAAGCTGATAAGGAAGGAACAGCGTATAAACGCGACTCGTCCCACGGAATGGAAAGGATAGAGGTGCTTTGTAAGCGTTGCGATTCGCATTTGGGACACGTTTTCAATGACGGACCGCCGCCAACAGGAACCAGATACTGTATGAATTCTGTTAGTTTAGAGTTCGTAGGGGATTCAGAGAAAAAATAAAAAAATTGCGGAACTTTTGATTCCGCAATTTTTATTTTAAACAATTAATCTTTAAATCAAAGGCGCTCCCACCTGCAGATCGCATCGGTGATGAGGTTCACCATGCGCCGGATTTAATGCCGGTTTTGGCCCTAAAGCTGACGTTGAGGAAACCGATGGTGCCGGTGCAGCTGAAGGTGAAATAGGATTGGTATTGAAATTATTACTTACCGGTGCCTGCTGCGGAACAACCTGAGGTGCTGCGGCCTGAACCGGTGCAGGACTGTCGAGCGGTGCGCCTACC
The window above is part of the Kaistella faecalis genome. Proteins encoded here:
- a CDS encoding glycine--tRNA ligase, producing MAKQEDVFKKLISHAKEYGFIFPSSEIYDGLSAIYDYGQNGAELKNNIKQYWWKAMVQMNENIVGIDSAIFMHPTIWKASGHVDAFNDPLIDNKDSKKRFRADVLLEDYCAKLEEKAQKEIEKAAKRFGDAFDKNEFETTNGRVLEYREKQKTILSRMAKSLENEDLADVKALIEELEIADPDTGSKNWTDVRQFNLMFGTKLGASADSATDLYLRPETAQGIFVNFLNVQKTSRHKLPFGIAQIGKAFRNEIVARQFIFRMREFEQMEMQFFVPPGTELGFYEEWKQKRLNWHLALGLGAENYKFHDHEKLAHYANAAADIEFKFPFGFKELEGIHSRTDFDLKAHEKFSGRKLQYFDSERNENYIPYVVETSVGLDRLFLAIFSNSLKEEVLEDGSERTVLSLPPALAPVKAAILPLMKKDGLGEYGEKIFNDLKFDFNVIYEDKDSIGKRYRRQDAIGTPFCITIDHDSLVDNTVTLRDRDTMKQERVPVADLRRIIDEKTNFRNLLSKI
- a CDS encoding quinone-dependent dihydroorotate dehydrogenase, which translates into the protein MYKSFIRPILFKFDPEEVHYLTFSLLKNFSFLTKLFFPKPLEDKRLEREVFGLKFKNPVGLAAGFDKDAKMFSELSDLGFGFIEIGTLTQKPQDGNPKKRLFRLKEDSAIINRMGFNNGGVDAAVERLKKNKNVLIGGNIGKNKVTPNEEAVNDYIICFEKLFPYVDYFVVNVSSPNTPNLRALQEKEPLTKLLSELQELNSKREKQKPILLKIAPDLTDEQLLDIIDIVNDTKIAGVIATNTTLSREGLVSNNKDETGGLSGKPLAKRSTEVIRFLSEKSEKAFPIIGVGGIHSAEDALEKLEAGASLIQLYTGFIYEGPQLIHDINKKLLQTIK
- a CDS encoding DUF445 domain-containing protein, producing the protein MNDEEKKKQLWKYKTFATGLFVLMAVIFVIMTILEKKNPAHWIGYIRAFSEAAMVGALADWFAVTALFNYPLGLKIPHTNLIENSKERIGDNLGNFVVSNFLSPQNIRPYIQKLKISHFVGDWLSKQRNQENLVKELSNIVLDILHKLDDTVVVNFIGNKAKEMTDDLKINQIVGNGLEYVLDKNDHQRMITNLSKQIKDYVLQHQEIVKDRVKKESYFLIPKFVDDTIAEKITNGLSTFFEEVEIDQNHSLRTEITQKLYAFSHEIQTEEKWAEEFRGIKNDFLKEDKLHQYSKDIWNSIQKSLSKELEEENSTLKKYIKKNLSELADNLKTDEKFQNKIDHWVRVTAYKYILKNTHLAGNLISSTVGNWKGKELSEKLELEVGKDLQFIRVNGTLVGGLVGLVIYTIANFFI
- the msrB gene encoding peptide-methionine (R)-S-oxide reductase MsrB; the protein is MKIIISMLMLISLQMCSQVKQPQNTEVMENSTTKNNPYYSRTDRSKLKISNSEWKKILSPDLYAIAREADTERPFTGKYNEFDELGDYYCAVCGNHLFRSDSKFSSTCGWPSFFEADKEGTAYKRDSSHGMERIEVLCKRCDSHLGHVFNDGPPPTGTRYCMNSVSLEFVGDSEKK